The Arcanobacterium pinnipediorum genome includes the window CAGTGGCATACCTGCCAATCCCATCCGGCTTGCGCAAGTGCGTCGTCTCCAGCTGGGCACACCCCTGGACCTGCGGCAAGCGCATAGCCGGCCAATGCGTGCAAACACTTGACTCGATCAGGCATTCCGCCAGCAGACTTTCCAGCAATCTCTGGGACTTCATCCAATAGATCACGCCGGGCAACATAGGATTCATGGGCTTGTGCATGCGCCGCAGCATACTGCGGATCCTCGGCTAGCCGTTTGTTGTAGGTTGCCATCTCTCCTGCGCTTTCGATACGCGAAATTTCGCGCACCAACCACGGATATGACAAGTAGAACAGAGTAGGGAATGGAGAACCATCTGGCAGTCGCGGATAGGTAATCGTCACCGCCGGTGCACCGCATACACATCGTGCACCGATACCAACAAGACCACGTGGATCACGGCCAAGTTGCGCGGTAAGGATCTCACGATCTCCAGGGCGGATTTCGGTGGCGTTAACAGCCACGCGCTGGAGCACTTCGAGTGGGACAGATACCGGAGTCATTTAGTTTCGTCCTTTGTTGTAACTTGATCAGATGTTTGCGAATCTTGCGAGGTAGGTTCCCGGGCTTCGTCGTCGTTAAGGACCGGAGTGTTTTGCGGGTTCGCGCGCTCGGCGACTTGCCCGGCAACTACTATCGAATCCCATCCGGTAACAAAGAATGGTGTTTTTTCACGACGCAGGCGATTGACTTCGTCGGTTCGCTTATTCAACCGAGCAGTGGCATCGCCGTGGTGTTGATCTTTCGTGATATAAAGAGTTTGCCCGGGCATCACAAACCCGAGGCGTTCGCGGGCCTGGGCTTGGATGAAGATCGGATCACTCCACAACGCCTTTTCTGCTTCGAGGGTTTCGACGCGTTCTTTAACTGCAGCTAGTTCCGACTTGGCCTGGCGTATTTCTTCTTGCTGCGCCAGATACTGAGTTAACGGACTGGCAATAATCAACACTCCAACAAGAACAAACATCAAAATTGTAGCGAGGCGCAACGAAACACGGTGAGTCTTTTTTCGCCCTTCAAAGACGATATGGTGTTCTTGAGAAAAGCGCGAACGCCAGGTTTGTTTTTCTGTGCGGCGCGGGCTCGACGTCGATTTGGTCTTTCGTCCTGGACGCGGCGGAGTCGATAGTGGTTTTGTTCGATGGTTGCGCGAACCACGCACCCCGGACGACTTCGGGGAAGCTGCTGAGCGTTTCTTTGGACGACGAACCATGTCTATAAGTTTAAAGCCCTCTGCGGTAAAACGGGAGATGGCGACGGTGAGCCATATCCCACCCTGTTAAATTTCAGGGCGGCACCACGATACGTAGTGCCGCCCTGAGAAATTTCTAGCTTATGCTAGTTGATTCTCATGCCTTGAAGCGTGGGAATGCCGAAGCGCCAGCGTAGACTGCTGCATCGCCGAGTTCTTCTTCGATGCGTAGCAACTGGTTGTACTTGTTGACGCGCTCGCCACGAGCTGGAGCACCAGTCTTGATCTGGCCAGAGTTGGTTGCAACTGCGAGATCAGCAATGGTTGTATCTTCGGTTTCACCAGAACGATGGGAAGTCATTGACTTGTATCCTGCGCGGTGTGCTGCTTCAACAGCTTCGAAGGTTTCGGTGAGGGTACCGATCTGGTTGACCTTAACCAAGAGTGCGTTTGCAGCACCAAGCTTGATGCCCTTTTCGAGGCGCTCTGGGTTGGTGACGAAGAGATCGTCGCCAACGAGCTGGACGCGATCGCCAACGTGCTCGGTAAGGGACTTCCATGCATCCCACTCATCTTCAGAAAGTGGATCTTCGATGGAAACGATTGGGTACTTAGCAACGAGTTCATCGTAGTACTTCACCATGTACTCGGTGTCGCGCATTTCGCCTTCGAACTTGTACTTGCCATCTTCGAAGAATTCGGTAGAAGCTACGTCAAGTGCGAGTGCAACATCCTTGCCTGGCTCCAAGCCGACCTTCTTGATTGCTTCAACGATGAGATCGAGAGCTTCAGCGTTCGAACCGAGGTTTGGTGCGAAGCCGCCTTCGTCGCCAAGACCGGTGTTCAAGCCGCGATCCTTGAGAACGGACTTGAGTGCGTGGTAGACCTCAGCACCCCAACGCAAAGCTTCTTTGAAGGTAGATGCGCCGATTGGAGCGATCATGAATTCTTGGATATCAACGTTGGAATCTGCGTGGGATCCACCGTTGAGAATGTTCATCATAGGAACTGGAAGAACGTGTGCGTTTGGACCGCCGAGGTATGCATACAGTGGCAAACCGGCAGACTCTGCAGCAGCCTTAGCAACTGCTAGCGAAACACCAAGAATAGCGTTTGCGCCGATCTTGCCCTTGTTGTGGGTGCCATCAAGATCGATAAGGGCTTGATCGAGGTAGCGCTGGTCAGAAGCTGACAGGCCCACGATTTCTGGCTCGATAACTTCAGATACTGCCGCAACAGCGTCTGCAACACCCTTGCCGCCGTAGCGGGACTTGTCACCATCACGGCGCTCTACAGCTTCGAATGCGCCGGTTGATGCTCCGGAGGGAACTTCCGCGCGAGCGAAAACACCGTTGTCGAGAAGGACTTCAACCTCAACAGTTGGGTTGCCACGGGAATCAAGAATTTCACGGGCAGCGATTGCCTCAATAAGTGCCACAAGGACTCCTTTAAATTGTTATTTGGTCTTGCAGTCTCATGCTGGAATGTTTTCCAACACGTACTCTTCTATTGTCCTACGTTTTGCCTCATTTGGGTATCCCGTTGAGCATACTGATAGAAATAACTCACCACAACGCCGAAACGGACACCTCTTTTTGGCTAAATCCCGGCTAAAAGTCCTAGGCGCCACCTAATTACGCGGGTGGCTGATTTAGCATTGTTCACCGCTAAGCTAGCAACTGATTCATAATTTTTTGTACCGCCGCTATCATCTCATCGTTTTCTAAGGTGGTCTGGTTTGCCAATACGCTGCGTTCGTTACCGGATCTATCTAAGTCAGAAAGCGGAATTAAAAGTGTACGCACCGCTGCTTTGGCCACCGCTTTGGGATAGAGGCGGCGCAACCGAGCATGTTTAGAATCTGAGAGAATTACTGGGGAAATCCGCACGTTCTTTCCCATCACCGTAATTTCTTCAACACCGTAGGAGCGCGCTTGTTCTCGCAGGGCAGCTAAAGCAAATAATCGCTCAACTTCCACCGGAATCTTACCGTAACGATCATGCAGCTCCTGGCGGATATCCTCGCGTTGTTTCTCATTGAGCGACGAAGCAATCTTAGTATAGATTTCCAACCGCAACCGTTCTGAGGTAACCCAGCGTTCTGGAACATAGGCTTCCACGGGTAACTCGATTCGCATTTCAGCTTGTTGCTCTGCCTCGGTGCGTTTGTCTTGACCGGTTATCTGGCCAACTGCCTCAGCAACCATCCTGAGATATAAGTCGAATCCTACACCGGCGATATGCCCAGACTGTTCGCCTCCCAAAATATTGCCAGCCCCGCGAATTTCGAGATCCTTCATCGCCACCTGGATACCCGCACCCAGTTCTGAATGAGCAGCAATGGTTCGTAACCGTTCAATGGCTGTCTCAGTCATTGAGGTATCACGCGGGTAGAGGAAATAAGCGTATGCTCGTTCTCGACCACGCCCAACTCGCCCTCGTAGCTGATGTAGCTGGGACAGGCCAAGCTTATGTGCATCTTCAACGATTAACGTATTGGCATTGGAAATATCGAGCCCGGTTTCTACAATCGTCGTACACACCAACACATCTATCTCTTTGTCCCAAAACGCTTGAATCACATCTTCAAGCTGGGTCTCACTCATTTTCCCGTGCGCCACCCCCACGCGTGCCTGGGGCACCAGTTCAGCTAGTTCTGCAGCTGCCCGGTGAATTGTCTGAGTTCTGTTATGGATGTAGAACACTTGCCCATCACGCAACAACTCACGTTTTATCGCTGCCGTAATCTGGCGATTTTCGTGCGCTCCCACGTAGGTCAAAATCGGATGTCTTTCCTCTGGTGGGGTTGCTAACGTAGACATTTGCCGGATCCCGGTAACCGCCATCTCCAGCGTTCGTGGGATCGGGGTTGCAGACATCGACAGCACATCAACTGCCGGATATAGCTGCTTGAGCATTTCTTTGTGTTCAACGCCGAAGCGTTGTTCTTCGTCGATAATAACCAGTCCCAGATTCTTAAATCGTACGTCACCAGTGATTAAACGGTGTGTTCCGATAACGACGTCGATTTTGCCTTCGCGTACGCCACGGCGGACTTCTTCTGCTTCTTTAGCTGATTGGAAGCGCGATAAGCTAGCCACGGTAACCGGGAAACCCGAATA containing:
- the eno gene encoding phosphopyruvate hydratase, translating into MALIEAIAAREILDSRGNPTVEVEVLLDNGVFARAEVPSGASTGAFEAVERRDGDKSRYGGKGVADAVAAVSEVIEPEIVGLSASDQRYLDQALIDLDGTHNKGKIGANAILGVSLAVAKAAAESAGLPLYAYLGGPNAHVLPVPMMNILNGGSHADSNVDIQEFMIAPIGASTFKEALRWGAEVYHALKSVLKDRGLNTGLGDEGGFAPNLGSNAEALDLIVEAIKKVGLEPGKDVALALDVASTEFFEDGKYKFEGEMRDTEYMVKYYDELVAKYPIVSIEDPLSEDEWDAWKSLTEHVGDRVQLVGDDLFVTNPERLEKGIKLGAANALLVKVNQIGTLTETFEAVEAAHRAGYKSMTSHRSGETEDTTIADLAVATNSGQIKTGAPARGERVNKYNQLLRIEEELGDAAVYAGASAFPRFKA
- a CDS encoding FtsB family cell division protein, which gives rise to MVRRPKKRSAASPKSSGVRGSRNHRTKPLSTPPRPGRKTKSTSSPRRTEKQTWRSRFSQEHHIVFEGRKKTHRVSLRLATILMFVLVGVLIIASPLTQYLAQQEEIRQAKSELAAVKERVETLEAEKALWSDPIFIQAQARERLGFVMPGQTLYITKDQHHGDATARLNKRTDEVNRLRREKTPFFVTGWDSIVVAGQVAERANPQNTPVLNDDEAREPTSQDSQTSDQVTTKDETK
- a CDS encoding DUF501 domain-containing protein, whose product is MTPVSVPLEVLQRVAVNATEIRPGDREILTAQLGRDPRGLVGIGARCVCGAPAVTITYPRLPDGSPFPTLFYLSYPWLVREISRIESAGEMATYNKRLAEDPQYAAAHAQAHESYVARRDLLDEVPEIAGKSAGGMPDRVKCLHALAGYALAAGPGVCPAGDDALAQAGWDWQVCHCAATDVEDQE